One window of the Zea mays cultivar B73 chromosome 3, Zm-B73-REFERENCE-NAM-5.0, whole genome shotgun sequence genome contains the following:
- the LOC103650913 gene encoding U-box domain-containing protein 4: MEESVPMSVISSISNFRTLSTSSVVETELVKRYCRKINEILGLLKLVLDEVIPQISLDDRMLEGLAATINDAIKLVGSWDLMMSKIYFVMLVESLITKMQNYVLEVCQVVNSEVTPPETNRISVYLEKIKQFQCDKIMGIIKEASRDIAGKFTPKSETLTKIQVSLSLSTNQELLMEAVALAKIRTRVDAEDSSELDGINHISELVNHMLEKHVEEKQMHSINGVPIPADFCCPLSLELMSDPVIVASGQTYERVFIRKWLDLGYNVCPKTRQTLGHSNLIPNYTVKQLIENWSEVHGVVLPDPVKLLSLNFSVSLKPINGRTSDKSPFSENSSRENKFGSPDHISSDDSCHPNLLHENFDSDDQISKASSSEDTDDSETGPPKLLVASTEANKLMCNASIDGSDAIKQSRKDGFHASDVEPRLQRNSISGDIGTSASSSSNHLEVVEKDKEEQVSSNSIASETTRNGRTVTCSKPNFQPRLGGVRSRNHLVWQQRSDKAVSLDSRSDFAIVDNKVRKLIEDLKNERTDPERAAIGELLVLSRHNMESRISIANHGAIPFLVNLLYSADPSMQENAVTVILNLSLDDNNKITIASADAIKPLIHVLETGNPEARANSAATLFSLSVNEENKAKIGRSGAIKPLVDLLRDGSAQGKKDAATALFNLSIFHENKARVVEAGAVKPLVELMDPAAGMVDKAVAVLAILATVQEGRNGIAQAGGIPVLVEVVELGSARAKENAAAALLQLCTNNSRFCSLVLQEGAMPPLVALSQSGTARAREKAQVLLSYFRNQRQVGKVTRR; the protein is encoded by the exons ATGGAGGAGTCAGTGCCAATGTCAGTAATCAGCAGTATTTCAAACTTCCGCACGCTGTCTACCAGCAGTGTGGTAGAAACTGAGCTAGTTAAGAGATACTGCCGGAAGATCAATGAAATCCTGGGTCTTTTGAAGCTGGTCCTGGATGAAGTTATCCCCCAGATTAGTCTAGATGATAGGATGCTTGAGGGACTAGCTGCTACTATCAATGATGCGATAAAGCTAGTTGGAAGCTGGGATTTGATGATGAGCAAAATCTATTTC GTTATGCTGGTGGAGTCCCTTATTACCAAGATGCAAAACTATGTGCTTGAAGTGTGCCAAGTTGTCAATTCTGAAGTGACACCACCAGAAACCAATCGTATTTCAGTGTACTTGGAG AAAATAAAGCAATTTCAATGTGACAAAATTATGGGTATCATCAAGGAGGCTTCCAGGGATATTGCCGGAAAATTTACACCAAAGTCAGAGACATTGACAAAGATCCAGGTCTCTTTGAGCTTATCCACAAATCAAGAGTTACTGATGGAGGCTGTTGCCCTTGCCAAGATTAGAACAAGAGTCGATGCTGAGGATAGTTCAGAACTAGATGGTATCAACCATATCTCTGAATTAGTCAACCATATGCTTGAGAAACACGTGGAAGAAAAACAGATGCATAGTATTAATGGAGTGCCAATACCTGCTGATTTTTGTTGCCCCCTTTCCCTTGAACTAATGTCAGATCCAGTGATTGTGGCTTCTGGTCAAACATATGAACGGGTTTTCATCAGAAAATGGCTTGACTTGGGTTACAATGTCTGCCCCAAGACACGTCAAACTTTGGGACACAGTAATTTGATTCCTAACTACACTGTCAAACAGTTGATTGAAAATTGGTCTGAGGTACATGGTGTAGTGCTACCAGACCCTGTGAAACTCTTGAGTTTGAACTTTTCAGTTTCCCTCAAGCCGATTAATGGTAGAACAAGTGATAAATCTCCTTTCTCTGAAAACTCTTCAAGGGAAAATAAGTTTGGCTCACCAGATCATATATCATCAGATGACAGTTGTCATCCTAACTTGCTGCATGAGAATTTTGATTCAGATGATCAAATCTCCAAGGCTTCATCTTCTGAAGACACAGATGATTCAGAAACGGGTCCTCCGAAGTTACTAGTTGCATCTACTGAAGCAAACAAATTGATGTGCAATGCATCTATTGATGGTTCTGATGCCATTAAGCAATCGAGAAAGGATGGTTTCCATGCTTCTGATGTTGAGCCACGTCTCCAAAGAAACAGTATCAGCGGTGATATTGGCACAAGCGCTTCTTCCAGCAGCAACCATCTCGAAGTTGTTGAGAAGGATAAGGAGGAACAGGTCTCAAGTAACAGCATTGCATCAGAGACTACAAGAAATGGCCGAACGGTCACCTGCTCAAAACCAAATTTTCAGCCAAGGTTGGGTGGTGTTCGTTCTCGAAATCATTTAGTCTGGCAGCAACGATCAGATAAAGCTGTTTCATTGGATTCAAGATCTGATTTTGCTATTGTTGATAATAAAGTTCGTAAACTTATTGAGGATCTAAAAAATGAGCGTACTGATCCCGAGAGGGCAGCAATAGGAGAGCTGCTGGTCCTTTCAAGGCATAACATGGAGAGTAGAATTTCCATTGCAAACCACGGTGCTATACCCTTCTTGGTGAATCTTCTTTACTCTGCAGACCCCAGCATGCAGGAAAATGCTGTAACAGTGATCCTGAATTTGTCGTTAGATGACAACaacaagatcaccatcgcaagcgcGGACGCCATCAAGCCTCTCATCCACGTCCTTGAGACGGGTAACCCAGAGGCAAGAGCAAACTCAGCTGCAACTCTCTTCAGCCTTTCAGTAAACGAAGAGAACAAGGCCAAAATCGGACGATCTGGAGCAATCAAACCCCTGGTCGACCTGCTGCGAGATGGCAGTGCACAGGGGAAGAAGGATGCAGCAACGGCTCTCTTCAACCTATCGATATTTCACGAGAACAAGGCCCGGGTTGTTGAGGCCGGGGCTGTAAAGCCCCTGGTGGAGCTGATGGACCCAGCAGCTGGGATGGTTGACAAGGCCGTCGCCGTTTTGGCAATCCTTGCCACGGTGCAGGAGGGAAGGAACGGTATTGCTCAGGCAGGTGGCATCCCGGTGCTGGTCGAGGTCGTTGAGCTGGGCTCGGCACGGGCGAAGGAGAACGCTGCTGCTGCTCTGCTGCAGCTCTGCACGAACAACAGCAGGTTCTGCAGCCTGGTGCTCCAGGAAGGCGCCATGCCTCCTTTGGTGGCTCTGTCGCAATCGGGCACGGCGCGTGCACGAGAGAAG GCACAGGTCCTTCTGAGCTATTTTCGCAACCAGCGTCAAGTCGGCAAGGTCACCAGGCGCTAA